A single window of Nicotiana sylvestris chromosome 3, ASM39365v2, whole genome shotgun sequence DNA harbors:
- the LOC104227760 gene encoding agamous-like MADS-box protein AGL19 isoform X2, with the protein MGRGKVELKRIENQTSRQVTFSKRRTGLLKKAFELSILCDAEVALLIFSPSGKAYQFASHDIDRTILRYKNEVGLSKSTNDQGFRATEVRRFEIEDMTRTIDELEARDKHFAGEDISTLGMKELKQLERQLRIGVERIRSKKHKILHEENIHLQKQVRLHELREGEGSSTILDSDASFELISKG; encoded by the exons ATGGGGAGAGGGAAAGTAGAATTGAAGAGAATAGAGAATCAAACGAGCAGGCAAGTTACCTTCTCCAAGAGAAGAACTGGCTTACTTAAAAAAGCATTTGAGCTTTCTATTCTCTGTGATGCTGAGGTTGCTCTTCTCATTTTCTCTCCCTCTGGCAAAGCTTACCAGTTCGCTAGTCATGA CATTGATAGGACCATTTTAAGGTACAAGAATGAAGTTGGATTATCCAAAAGTACTAATGATCAAGGCTTCAGAGCTACGGAG GTCCGGAGGTTTGAGATTGAAGACATGACCAGAACAATAGATGAACTTGAAGCCAGAGATAA GCATTTTGCTGGAGAAGATATATCAACTCTTGGTATGAAAGAATTGAAGCAGTTGGAGCGTCAGCTGAGAATTGGGGTTGAACGCATTCGTTCTAAAAAG CATAAAATCCTTCATGAGGAGAACATCCATCTCCAAAAGCAA GTAAGGTTGCATGAGCTACGTGAAGGTGAAGGGAGCTCAACCATTCTCGATTCTGATGCAAGTTTTGAGTTAATTTCTAAG GGATGA
- the LOC104227760 gene encoding MADS-box protein SOC1-like isoform X1, with amino-acid sequence MGRGKVELKRIENQTSRQVTFSKRRTGLLKKAFELSILCDAEVALLIFSPSGKAYQFASHDIDRTILRYKNEVGLSKSTNDQGFRATEVRRFEIEDMTRTIDELEARDKHFAGEDISTLGMKELKQLERQLRIGVERIRSKKRCIISEHINWLKRRHKILHEENIHLQKQVRLHELREGEGSSTILDSDASFELISKG; translated from the exons ATGGGGAGAGGGAAAGTAGAATTGAAGAGAATAGAGAATCAAACGAGCAGGCAAGTTACCTTCTCCAAGAGAAGAACTGGCTTACTTAAAAAAGCATTTGAGCTTTCTATTCTCTGTGATGCTGAGGTTGCTCTTCTCATTTTCTCTCCCTCTGGCAAAGCTTACCAGTTCGCTAGTCATGA CATTGATAGGACCATTTTAAGGTACAAGAATGAAGTTGGATTATCCAAAAGTACTAATGATCAAGGCTTCAGAGCTACGGAG GTCCGGAGGTTTGAGATTGAAGACATGACCAGAACAATAGATGAACTTGAAGCCAGAGATAA GCATTTTGCTGGAGAAGATATATCAACTCTTGGTATGAAAGAATTGAAGCAGTTGGAGCGTCAGCTGAGAATTGGGGTTGAACGCATTCGTTCTAAAAAG AGGTGTATCATTTCCGAACATATCAACTGGCTTAAGAGACGG CATAAAATCCTTCATGAGGAGAACATCCATCTCCAAAAGCAA GTAAGGTTGCATGAGCTACGTGAAGGTGAAGGGAGCTCAACCATTCTCGATTCTGATGCAAGTTTTGAGTTAATTTCTAAG GGATGA